From the Candidatus Eremiobacteraceae bacterium genome, one window contains:
- a CDS encoding DUF1761 domain-containing protein → MPIDKIYHPAVLVAAALYFGLGRLWYGPFFGARWAAAVHVANPGASVSDPVPMLVAAAMSVVIAYVVAMLLHLVQGAERTVWSGISFGLFAGVGMVASAMLASGLQEGRPTVLWLIDAGYTVTGCMLIGAVVGGWKRSHVL, encoded by the coding sequence GTGCCGATCGACAAGATCTACCACCCTGCCGTGCTCGTCGCGGCGGCCCTCTACTTCGGCCTCGGGCGTCTGTGGTATGGTCCGTTCTTCGGGGCTCGGTGGGCGGCTGCGGTGCACGTTGCGAATCCGGGGGCGAGCGTTTCGGACCCGGTGCCGATGCTCGTCGCGGCGGCGATGTCCGTCGTCATCGCGTACGTCGTCGCGATGTTGCTCCACTTGGTACAGGGCGCCGAGCGCACGGTTTGGAGCGGCATCAGCTTCGGGTTGTTCGCGGGCGTCGGCATGGTGGCGAGTGCGATGCTTGCAAGCGGTCTGCAAGAGGGTCGCCCGACCGTGCTGTGGCTCATCGATGCCGGGTATACAGTCACCGGCTGCATGCTCATCGGCGCCGTCGTCGGCGGATGGAAGAGGTCGCATGTTCTTTAG
- a CDS encoding TfoX/Sxy family protein, with protein MTLVDRIRTALADTPNVQEKRMFGGVGFMVRGKLCLSARQKRMMCRIDPALHDDVLRRKSCRTVVMKGRSLRGYVRVEASKVRTRRDLDYWVALALDYNRQITESVKKKPRRLS; from the coding sequence ATGACGCTAGTCGATCGAATTCGTACCGCGCTGGCCGATACGCCGAACGTCCAAGAGAAGCGCATGTTCGGAGGGGTCGGGTTCATGGTGCGCGGCAAGCTGTGCCTGTCGGCGCGACAGAAGCGGATGATGTGTCGCATCGACCCGGCGTTGCATGACGACGTGCTTCGGCGGAAGTCGTGCCGGACGGTCGTGATGAAGGGGCGTTCGCTTCGCGGCTACGTCCGCGTCGAGGCGTCGAAAGTAAGGACAAGGCGCGATCTCGACTACTGGGTCGCGCTCGCGCTCGATTACAATCGGCAGATCACCGAGAGTGTGAAGAAGAAGCCGCGCCGGTTGAGCTAA
- a CDS encoding MBL fold metallo-hydrolase has protein sequence MFFRQIFEEGLAQASYIVGCTETETALVVDPRRDIDVYLRIAQENDLKISAVTETHIHADFLSGARELAAATGATLCLSGCGGPEWTYGPSGSSAPVRLLHDGELIEVGRVLVAVRHVPGHTPEHLMFIVTDGAVSSNPMIAMTGDFVFVGDLGRPDLLEKVVGVSGGAERGARSMFASLRSVFSSVPDYVQLWPGHGAGSACGKALGAVPASTAGYERLTAWWAPYVASGDEAGFVRELLDGQPDAPTYFARMKRLNRDGAPLLGKLPEARRLDAAGLAAAVGAGAVVVDSRRKKAFKAGHPIGALAIADESSFSTRAAWFVDPEKPIVLIATPDHVEGLVRALIRVGLDKVAGFVDAGDTSALSAMGTATLDSIDLAAARKRWESGEAVIIDVRNGGEWRHGHIPGAIHTPASTLGAMLDSVPRDKPLLVHCAGGNRSVAASSVLLANGFTRVSDVADGFDGWEAAGYPVDREDEAAKIA, from the coding sequence ATGTTCTTTAGGCAGATATTCGAAGAGGGACTCGCGCAAGCGTCGTACATCGTCGGCTGTACCGAGACGGAGACGGCCTTGGTCGTCGATCCGCGGCGCGACATCGATGTGTATTTGCGAATCGCGCAAGAGAACGACCTCAAGATATCGGCGGTGACGGAGACGCACATCCACGCCGATTTTTTATCGGGCGCGCGGGAGTTGGCGGCTGCGACGGGGGCGACGCTGTGTCTTTCCGGGTGCGGCGGTCCGGAGTGGACGTACGGGCCGTCTGGATCATCGGCGCCGGTGAGACTGCTTCACGACGGCGAATTGATCGAAGTCGGGCGCGTTTTGGTGGCGGTGCGACACGTGCCGGGGCATACGCCCGAACATTTGATGTTCATCGTGACCGACGGTGCCGTTTCCTCGAACCCCATGATCGCGATGACCGGCGACTTCGTGTTCGTCGGCGATCTCGGGCGGCCGGATCTGCTCGAGAAAGTGGTCGGCGTATCGGGAGGCGCCGAGCGCGGCGCACGCTCGATGTTCGCGAGCTTGCGAAGCGTGTTCTCTTCCGTGCCCGACTACGTGCAGTTGTGGCCGGGGCATGGTGCAGGCTCCGCGTGCGGCAAGGCGCTCGGTGCGGTTCCGGCGTCGACCGCGGGCTACGAGCGTCTGACCGCGTGGTGGGCACCGTACGTCGCATCGGGGGATGAGGCCGGCTTCGTGCGCGAGCTGCTCGATGGCCAGCCGGATGCGCCGACGTATTTCGCACGCATGAAGCGCTTGAATCGCGACGGCGCGCCGCTCCTAGGCAAGCTGCCCGAGGCGCGTCGATTGGATGCGGCCGGATTGGCCGCTGCGGTCGGTGCGGGCGCGGTGGTCGTCGACTCGCGTCGGAAGAAGGCATTCAAGGCCGGTCACCCGATCGGAGCGCTCGCGATCGCGGATGAATCATCGTTCTCGACGCGCGCTGCGTGGTTCGTCGATCCGGAAAAGCCCATCGTGTTGATCGCGACGCCGGATCACGTGGAGGGATTGGTGCGTGCGCTGATCCGCGTCGGCCTGGACAAGGTAGCGGGTTTCGTCGATGCCGGCGACACATCAGCCCTTTCTGCAATGGGGACCGCAACGCTCGACTCGATCGATCTCGCGGCGGCGCGCAAGCGATGGGAAAGCGGCGAGGCAGTGATCATCGACGTCCGCAACGGCGGAGAATGGCGCCACGGACACATCCCAGGAGCTATTCACACGCCGGCGAGCACATTAGGCGCGATGCTCGATTCGGTTCCGCGCGACAAGCCACTGCTCGTCCACTGCGCCGGCGGCAACCGGTCGGTCGCGGCGTCGAGCGTGCTGCTCGCGAACGGCTTCACGCGTGTGAGCGATGTCGCTGACGGCTTCGACGGTTGGGAAGCAGCGGGCTATCCGGTTGACCGCGAGGACGAAGCGGCAAAAATCGCCTGA
- a CDS encoding DUF1330 domain-containing protein → MAGYLVASVKWHDAEAATRYYHMVLESLKPFDGKYLARGAPAFVLEGDQTPARLAMIEFPTPDHADRWHQSDDYAAARKVREEFAETYWIVVMEQLAR, encoded by the coding sequence ATGGCGGGCTACCTCGTGGCGTCGGTCAAGTGGCACGATGCGGAAGCTGCGACACGCTATTACCACATGGTCCTCGAGTCGCTAAAACCGTTTGACGGCAAATATCTGGCGCGCGGCGCCCCGGCGTTCGTGCTCGAGGGCGACCAAACGCCTGCACGCCTCGCGATGATCGAGTTTCCTACTCCCGACCACGCAGACCGCTGGCACCAGTCGGACGATTACGCGGCGGCACGAAAGGTGCGAGAAGAGTTCGCCGAGACCTATTGGATCGTCGTCATGGAGCAGCTAGCGCGTTGA